The Nakamurella deserti genome contains a region encoding:
- a CDS encoding NAD-dependent malic enzyme yields the protein MAVPGPGYSITMRIAAPPSASAAGDLTGEVGRAGGVITAFDVVESTAGLMVVDLSCNALSAEHADEITAAVNALDGVEVRKVSDRTFLVHLGGKIEVTSKVPLRNRDDLSRAYTPGVARVCLAIAANPADARRLTIKRNTVAVVTDGTAVLGLGNIGPAAALPVMEGKAALFKRFANVDAWPVCLDTTDVDEIVRTVELIAPVYGGINLEDIAAPRCFEIEARLRAKLDIPVFHDDQHGTAICVVAALRNALRVVDKDIADCKIVISGVGAAGNAIIRLILLQAPKDIVAVDINGIVYRGRQGMDPNLADVAEKTNAHNQQGTLKEAIAGADVFIGVSAPNLLVGADIATMNDKAVVFALANPDPEIDPLEAQKHAAVVATGRSDFPNQINNVLAFPGVFRGLLDAGVHRITDEMLLAAATAIADVVLPEQLNASFIVPSVFDASVSPAVAQAIGAAAAQARISVAPEAVGAGVS from the coding sequence CATCACGATGCGGATCGCGGCCCCGCCGTCGGCGTCGGCCGCCGGCGACCTGACCGGCGAGGTCGGCCGCGCGGGTGGCGTCATCACCGCCTTCGACGTGGTCGAGTCCACCGCCGGCCTGATGGTCGTCGACCTCTCGTGCAACGCGCTGTCGGCCGAGCACGCCGACGAGATCACCGCTGCGGTCAATGCTCTCGACGGTGTCGAGGTGCGCAAGGTCTCCGACCGGACGTTCCTGGTGCACCTGGGCGGCAAGATCGAGGTGACCTCCAAGGTCCCGCTGCGCAACCGCGACGACCTCTCCCGCGCCTACACCCCGGGGGTCGCCCGGGTGTGCCTGGCGATCGCGGCGAACCCGGCCGACGCCCGCCGGCTCACCATCAAGCGCAACACCGTCGCCGTCGTCACCGACGGCACCGCGGTGCTGGGACTGGGCAACATCGGCCCGGCCGCGGCGCTGCCGGTGATGGAGGGCAAGGCCGCGCTGTTCAAGCGGTTCGCCAACGTCGACGCCTGGCCGGTGTGTCTGGACACCACCGACGTCGACGAGATCGTCCGGACCGTCGAGCTGATCGCCCCCGTCTACGGTGGCATCAACCTCGAGGACATCGCCGCCCCACGGTGTTTCGAGATCGAGGCGCGGCTACGGGCCAAGCTCGACATCCCGGTGTTCCACGACGACCAGCACGGCACCGCGATCTGCGTGGTCGCGGCGTTGCGCAACGCGCTGCGGGTGGTCGACAAGGACATCGCCGACTGCAAGATCGTCATCTCCGGCGTGGGTGCGGCGGGCAACGCCATCATCCGGTTGATCCTGCTGCAGGCTCCGAAGGACATCGTCGCCGTCGACATCAACGGCATCGTGTACCGCGGTCGCCAGGGCATGGACCCGAACCTGGCCGACGTCGCCGAGAAGACCAACGCGCACAACCAGCAGGGCACCCTCAAGGAGGCCATCGCCGGGGCGGACGTGTTCATCGGGGTGAGCGCACCCAACCTGCTCGTCGGCGCCGACATCGCGACCATGAACGACAAGGCGGTCGTGTTCGCGCTGGCCAACCCGGACCCGGAGATCGACCCGTTGGAGGCGCAGAAGCACGCCGCCGTGGTCGCCACCGGCCGGTCGGACTTCCCCAACCAGATCAACAACGTGCTGGCCTTTCCCGGGGTGTTCCGCGGGTTGCTCGACGCCGGCGTGCACCGCATCACCGACGAGATGCTGCTGGCCGCCGCGACCGCCATCGCCGACGTCGTGCTCCCGGAGCAGCTCAACGCCTCCTTCATCGTGCCCAGCGTGTTCGACGCGAGCGTGTCGCCGGCGGTGGCGCAGGCCATCGGCGCGGCGGCCGCGCAGGCCCGGATCAGCGTCGCGCCCGAGGCGGTCGGGGCGGGGGTGTCGTGA